Proteins co-encoded in one Halorussus lipolyticus genomic window:
- a CDS encoding Rrf2 family transcriptional regulator, with the protein MSTIELTASQKKILRALVDLHRETEDAVKGEDIADEVDRNPGTIRNQMQSLKALQLVEGVPGPKGGYKPTANAFDALGVQDMDQEAEVLLHHEGEVVEDANVEEIDLASVHHPELCRAEIHVRGSVREFHEGDSVRVGPTPMSKLVVEGTVDGKDDTNNILILKIESMEAPAEEPDH; encoded by the coding sequence ATGTCCACTATCGAGCTGACCGCCAGCCAGAAGAAGATTCTCCGCGCACTCGTAGACCTCCACCGCGAAACCGAGGACGCGGTCAAAGGCGAGGACATCGCCGACGAAGTAGACCGCAATCCCGGTACTATCCGCAATCAGATGCAGAGCCTGAAGGCCCTCCAACTGGTCGAAGGCGTGCCCGGTCCGAAAGGGGGGTACAAGCCGACCGCCAACGCCTTCGACGCCCTCGGCGTTCAAGATATGGACCAAGAGGCCGAGGTCCTCCTCCACCACGAAGGCGAAGTTGTCGAGGACGCCAACGTCGAAGAAATCGACCTCGCAAGCGTTCACCACCCCGAACTCTGTCGCGCCGAGATTCACGTCCGCGGGTCGGTCCGGGAGTTCCACGAGGGCGATTCGGTTCGCGTGGGTCCCACCCCGATGTCGAAACTCGTCGTCGAGGGGACCGTCGATGGGAAAGACGATACCAACAACATCCTCATCCTGAAAATCGAGTCGATGGAAGCCCCCGCCGAGGAGCCAGACCACTAG
- a CDS encoding NAD(P)/FAD-dependent oxidoreductase, whose amino-acid sequence MTEKVVVLGAGYAGAGAVQTLEEELEHADAEITWISENNYHLVLHESHRVISDPSVENDITIPVGEIASPSTEFIQARVEGVDTDDESVELDDGDTVDYDYLLVALGSQTAYYGIPGMEENALTLKGLDDAREIHEQVKEAASQASRNDPAKVVIGGAGLSGIQSAGEVAEFRDERRAPIDIYLVEALEEIMPGQDSELQGAVRRHLEEADIEIMTNDPITEADEDTIHFDEGEPLDYDVFVWTGGITGQDALDDCNLDNEHNRVTCESDFQTSDENVFAVGDSAVIDQGDNPAPPTAQAAWQAADVVAENIARAINDQPLETWTHEDKGTVVSIGETAVAHNVKAGGMTFPVRTFNSYPAQFLKKAIAARWIADMSSLPKALKAWDSL is encoded by the coding sequence ATGACTGAGAAGGTCGTCGTACTCGGCGCGGGTTACGCCGGTGCAGGCGCGGTCCAGACGCTCGAAGAGGAACTTGAACATGCGGACGCCGAAATCACGTGGATTTCGGAAAACAACTACCACCTCGTTCTCCACGAGTCTCACCGGGTCATCAGCGACCCGAGCGTCGAGAACGACATTACGATTCCGGTCGGCGAAATCGCCAGTCCCAGCACCGAATTCATTCAGGCCCGAGTCGAGGGCGTGGACACCGACGACGAGTCGGTCGAACTCGACGACGGCGACACGGTGGACTACGACTACCTGCTGGTCGCGCTCGGTAGCCAGACCGCCTACTACGGCATCCCCGGCATGGAGGAGAACGCGCTGACGCTCAAGGGTCTGGACGACGCCCGCGAGATTCACGAACAGGTCAAGGAGGCCGCCTCGCAGGCCTCGCGCAACGACCCCGCGAAGGTCGTCATCGGCGGTGCCGGTCTGTCGGGCATCCAGAGCGCGGGCGAAGTCGCCGAGTTCCGCGACGAGCGCCGCGCCCCCATAGACATCTACCTCGTGGAGGCCCTCGAAGAAATCATGCCCGGTCAGGACTCCGAACTGCAGGGTGCGGTCCGACGCCACCTCGAGGAGGCCGACATCGAGATTATGACCAACGACCCCATCACGGAGGCCGACGAGGACACCATCCACTTCGACGAGGGCGAACCCCTCGACTACGACGTGTTCGTCTGGACCGGCGGTATCACCGGGCAGGACGCGCTGGACGACTGCAACCTCGACAACGAACACAACCGCGTCACCTGCGAGTCGGACTTCCAGACCAGCGACGAGAACGTCTTCGCTGTCGGCGACTCGGCCGTCATCGACCAAGGCGACAACCCCGCCCCGCCGACTGCACAGGCCGCGTGGCAGGCCGCTGATGTCGTCGCCGAGAACATCGCCCGCGCTATCAACGACCAACCGCTGGAGACGTGGACCCACGAGGACAAGGGGACGGTCGTCTCCATCGGCGAGACGGCAGTCGCCCACAACGTGAAGGCCGGCGGGATGACCTTCCCGGTCCGGACGTTCAACTCCTACCCCGCCCAGTTCCTCAAGAAGGCCATCGCCGCGCGCTGGATTGCGGACATGAGTTCGCTCCCCAAGGCGCTGAAGGCGTGGGACTCGCTGTAA
- a CDS encoding FAD synthase, whose product MTHVIAQGTFDILHPGHVHYLRDAKAFGDRLTVIVARRENVTHKEPPILPNRQRRDMVSALDPVDDARVGHPDDIFAPIEEMEPDVIALGHDQHHDETAIEEELARRGVECTVRRAGPRDPEYEGELLSTGRIIDRILEERG is encoded by the coding sequence ATGACGCACGTTATCGCACAGGGAACCTTCGACATCCTTCACCCCGGCCACGTCCACTATCTCCGGGACGCCAAGGCGTTCGGCGACCGACTCACGGTCATCGTCGCCCGCCGGGAGAACGTCACGCACAAGGAACCGCCGATTCTGCCCAACCGCCAGCGCCGGGACATGGTGTCCGCACTCGACCCGGTTGACGACGCCCGCGTCGGCCACCCCGACGACATCTTCGCGCCAATCGAGGAGATGGAACCGGACGTCATCGCGTTGGGCCACGACCAGCACCACGACGAGACCGCAATCGAGGAGGAACTCGCCCGGCGCGGCGTCGAGTGTACGGTCCGGCGTGCGGGACCGCGGGACCCCGAGTACGAGGGCGAACTCCTCTCTACTGGGCGGATTATCGACCGGATTCTGGAAGAACGCGGATAG
- a CDS encoding Mov34/MPN/PAD-1 family protein has translation MRLFRSSEILGIAEEALQFALAASEDAHPHEYMGFLRGEDAKALGLERDGTVITDVLVIPGTESNSVSATVKTSQVPNDFNSVGSVHSHPNGVLKPSDADLATFGKGKVHIIIGYPYGDDDWKAFDREGKPRELDVLDVSLPEGESFFDFTQADIDAELDYDFDDEEFT, from the coding sequence ATGCGGCTCTTTCGGTCGAGCGAAATCCTCGGTATCGCCGAGGAGGCCCTTCAGTTCGCCCTCGCGGCCTCCGAGGACGCTCACCCTCACGAGTACATGGGCTTTCTCCGGGGCGAGGACGCCAAGGCGCTCGGACTCGAACGCGACGGGACCGTCATCACCGACGTACTCGTCATCCCCGGCACCGAGTCCAACAGCGTGAGCGCCACGGTCAAGACCAGTCAAGTCCCCAATGACTTCAACTCGGTCGGGTCGGTCCACTCCCACCCGAACGGCGTCCTCAAGCCCAGCGACGCCGACCTCGCCACCTTCGGCAAGGGAAAGGTCCACATCATCATCGGCTACCCCTACGGCGACGACGACTGGAAGGCCTTCGACCGAGAGGGGAAGCCTCGGGAGTTGGACGTCCTCGACGTGTCGCTCCCGGAGGGCGAATCGTTCTTCGACTTCACGCAGGCCGACATCGACGCCGAACTTGACTACGACTTCGACGACGAGGAATTCACATGA
- a CDS encoding DHH family phosphoesterase translates to MTSTADSGEETVVYDLDPDCTLEDVAEGNYYHATVNGVVDYGVFVDLSESVSGLAHESNYEGSYEVGDDLVVELTEIRENGDLSFDPVELDEYETVEVGHDYDIADAGELGDEIGETVHLEGEVVQIKQTGGPTIFHVSDETGVIPCAAFEEAGVRAYPEVEIDDVIRVTGTVEERDNALQVEVDSLDVLADGDADDVRERLEAAFEERAEPHDPEPLVEWPALTQMFPDLKQVAAQLRRTVLESRPIRVRHHADGDGMCASIPVQYALEQFIEDTHQDPEAKRHLFKRLPSKAPFYEMEDVTRDLNFALEDQARHGQKLPLLLMLDNGSTAEDVPAYENLAHYDIPIVVVDHHHPDPEAVEPYVDNHVNPYLYDEDYRITTGMMCVELARMIWPPITEELQHVPAVAGLCDRSKADVMADYVDLAEEEGYEESTLRDIGEALDYEAHWLKYDAGRNLINDVLNVGSDDEQRHRELVSFLADTAESEVEDQLDAAMPHVEHERLDSEANLYRIDVENHAHRFTYPAPGKTTGEIHDRKVQQTGEPVITIGYGPDFAVLRSDGVRLDIPEMVTELNEEIVGGGVSGGGHLVVGSIKFVPGMREEVLDALVEKMADAEIDEELQSTTVGHEQDD, encoded by the coding sequence ATGACATCTACTGCTGACTCGGGCGAGGAGACTGTCGTCTACGACCTCGACCCGGACTGCACCCTCGAAGACGTAGCAGAGGGTAACTACTACCACGCCACCGTCAACGGCGTGGTGGACTACGGCGTGTTCGTGGACCTCTCCGAATCGGTCTCCGGACTCGCTCACGAGTCGAACTACGAGGGAAGCTACGAGGTCGGCGACGACCTCGTGGTCGAGTTGACCGAGATTCGGGAGAATGGCGACCTGAGCTTCGACCCCGTGGAACTCGACGAGTACGAGACCGTCGAGGTCGGTCACGACTACGACATCGCCGACGCTGGCGAACTCGGCGACGAAATCGGCGAGACCGTCCACCTCGAAGGCGAGGTCGTCCAAATCAAGCAGACCGGCGGCCCGACCATCTTCCACGTCAGCGACGAGACGGGAGTCATCCCCTGCGCCGCCTTCGAGGAGGCCGGCGTCCGGGCCTACCCCGAGGTCGAAATCGACGACGTGATTCGCGTGACCGGCACGGTCGAGGAGCGCGACAACGCCCTACAGGTCGAGGTCGATTCGCTCGACGTGCTGGCCGACGGCGACGCCGACGACGTGCGCGAGCGCCTCGAAGCGGCCTTCGAGGAGCGCGCCGAACCCCACGACCCCGAACCGCTCGTGGAGTGGCCCGCGCTGACCCAGATGTTCCCCGACCTGAAGCAGGTCGCCGCGCAACTTCGCCGGACCGTCCTCGAAAGCCGGCCGATTCGGGTCCGCCACCACGCCGACGGCGACGGGATGTGCGCCTCGATTCCGGTCCAGTACGCCTTGGAGCAGTTCATCGAGGACACCCACCAAGACCCCGAGGCCAAGCGCCACCTGTTCAAGCGCCTGCCCTCGAAGGCTCCCTTCTACGAGATGGAGGACGTGACGCGGGACCTCAACTTCGCGCTCGAAGACCAAGCCCGCCACGGCCAGAAACTCCCGCTCCTGCTGATGCTCGACAACGGGAGTACCGCCGAGGACGTGCCCGCCTACGAGAATCTGGCCCACTACGACATCCCCATCGTGGTCGTTGACCACCACCACCCCGACCCCGAGGCGGTCGAACCCTACGTGGACAACCACGTAAACCCGTACCTCTACGACGAGGACTACCGCATCACGACCGGGATGATGTGCGTCGAGTTGGCCCGGATGATTTGGCCGCCGATTACCGAGGAACTCCAGCACGTCCCCGCCGTCGCCGGTCTCTGCGACCGGTCGAAGGCCGACGTGATGGCCGACTACGTGGACCTCGCCGAGGAGGAAGGCTACGAGGAGTCCACCCTCCGCGACATCGGCGAGGCGCTGGACTACGAGGCCCACTGGCTGAAGTACGACGCCGGGCGCAACCTCATCAACGACGTGTTGAACGTCGGCAGTGACGACGAACAGCGCCACCGCGAACTGGTCTCGTTCCTCGCCGACACCGCCGAGTCCGAGGTCGAGGACCAACTCGACGCCGCGATGCCCCACGTCGAACACGAGCGACTCGACAGCGAGGCCAACCTCTACCGCATCGACGTGGAGAACCACGCCCACCGATTCACTTACCCCGCGCCGGGCAAGACGACGGGCGAAATCCACGACCGGAAGGTCCAGCAGACCGGCGAACCGGTCATCACCATCGGCTACGGCCCGGACTTCGCGGTCCTGCGGTCTGACGGCGTGCGTCTCGACATCCCCGAGATGGTGACGGAACTCAACGAGGAAATCGTCGGCGGCGGCGTCTCCGGCGGCGGCCACCTCGTGGTCGGGTCCATCAAGTTCGTCCCCGGCATGCGCGAGGAAGTGCTGGACGCGCTGGTCGAGAAGATGGCCGACGCCGAAATCGACGAGGAACTGCAGAGTACGACGGTCGGCCACGAGCAGGACGACTGA
- a CDS encoding phospholipase D-like domain-containing protein, which translates to MSPPISSSSVVLVAVVLLAVVAPATAPPATATDGNTPTDTPNADATPEIVAVYPNPVADGDSGEFVVVRFPESPTNASHWSLADGESTVSIPNATVSGRVAFSPDPEDARNLTDVTVLGLAGDLSLANGGELLRLVRGNATASTATYEDAPEGERWHRVETRTASADARWRWTPLGATDFGVRHAGPTEARAFVLPDAPAVPLETIREADRRVLLAGYTFSSPRVADALAAAVRRGVSVRVLVDGAPVGGLSRRSAKLLDSLVARGVEVRVVGGPRARYDFHHAKYAVADDRALVMTENWKPSGTGGNASRGWGAVVRSEETADQLAGVFRADAGWRGATPWSAFSRGQSFTPADGAPANGSYPAKIPAENVDVAQSSVIIAPDNAENALVRLLDSADESVRVQQVSIGGKRHSLLRATLGAARREVSVEILLSSAWYVEEDNRKLVEWLNDRAEAENLPLDARMADPRGRYEKIHAKGVVVDGEAAVVGSLNWNNHSARKNREVAVILRGEEVGGFYAGAFDSDWKASAGGPGGGASRLPVGLLGAVAVGAIVALAVAKREVIFEKRR; encoded by the coding sequence GTGTCGCCCCCTATTTCGTCCTCCTCGGTAGTACTGGTCGCGGTCGTCCTGCTCGCGGTCGTCGCGCCGGCGACTGCACCGCCAGCGACCGCGACTGACGGGAACACGCCCACGGACACCCCGAACGCGGACGCGACTCCCGAAATCGTCGCGGTCTACCCGAACCCCGTGGCCGACGGCGATTCTGGCGAGTTCGTGGTCGTGCGCTTCCCGGAGAGTCCGACCAACGCCTCCCACTGGTCGCTCGCCGACGGCGAATCGACAGTCTCGATTCCGAACGCGACCGTCTCGGGCCGGGTCGCGTTCTCGCCCGACCCCGAGGACGCCCGGAACCTGACCGACGTGACGGTCCTCGGCCTCGCGGGCGACCTCTCGCTGGCCAACGGCGGCGAACTCCTCCGACTCGTTCGGGGGAACGCGACGGCCTCGACCGCAACCTACGAGGACGCCCCGGAAGGCGAACGCTGGCACCGCGTCGAGACCCGGACCGCGAGCGCCGACGCTCGCTGGCGGTGGACGCCCCTCGGCGCGACCGACTTCGGGGTCCGCCACGCCGGCCCGACCGAGGCCCGCGCCTTCGTCCTGCCCGACGCGCCCGCGGTCCCGCTCGAAACCATCCGGGAGGCCGACCGGCGCGTCCTGCTGGCGGGCTACACCTTCTCCTCGCCCAGAGTCGCCGACGCGCTCGCCGCCGCCGTCCGGCGCGGCGTCTCCGTTCGCGTGCTGGTGGACGGCGCACCCGTGGGTGGGCTTTCGCGGCGCTCGGCCAAACTTCTGGACTCGCTGGTGGCCCGAGGAGTCGAGGTCCGGGTCGTCGGCGGCCCCCGAGCGCGCTACGACTTCCACCACGCGAAGTACGCCGTCGCGGACGACCGGGCGCTCGTGATGACCGAGAACTGGAAGCCCTCAGGCACCGGCGGTAACGCCAGCCGTGGGTGGGGCGCGGTGGTCCGGAGCGAGGAGACCGCCGACCAGCTCGCGGGAGTCTTCCGCGCGGACGCCGGATGGCGCGGCGCGACGCCGTGGTCGGCGTTCAGTCGCGGCCAAAGCTTCACCCCCGCCGACGGCGCACCCGCGAACGGTTCGTACCCCGCCAAAATCCCAGCGGAAAACGTAGACGTTGCTCAAAGTAGTGTAATTATTGCTCCAGACAACGCAGAGAATGCTCTGGTTCGCCTACTCGACTCCGCCGACGAGTCGGTGCGCGTCCAACAGGTTTCCATCGGCGGGAAGCGCCACTCGCTTCTGCGGGCAACCCTCGGAGCCGCGCGTCGAGAAGTCTCGGTCGAAATCCTGCTGTCCAGCGCGTGGTACGTCGAGGAGGACAACCGAAAACTAGTCGAGTGGCTAAACGACCGCGCCGAGGCCGAGAACCTCCCCCTCGACGCCCGGATGGCCGACCCCCGCGGGCGCTACGAGAAGATTCACGCCAAGGGCGTGGTCGTGGACGGCGAGGCCGCAGTCGTCGGCAGTCTGAACTGGAACAACCATTCGGCGCGGAAGAACCGGGAAGTCGCCGTGATTTTGCGCGGCGAGGAGGTCGGCGGATTCTACGCCGGGGCCTTCGATAGCGACTGGAAAGCCAGCGCGGGCGGGCCGGGCGGCGGAGCGAGTCGGCTACCGGTCGGACTACTCGGCGCTGTCGCTGTCGGGGCTATCGTGGCGCTCGCCGTCGCAAAACGAGAGGTGATTTTCGAGAAACGTCGCTGA
- a CDS encoding HEAT repeat domain-containing protein has translation MSDEEEAGDETDAEEPAEEAETEELETVLSEEELDEELDSAEADLEAAETEADLDEVEAQLDDIEDHIENADLPEPDEDDEDAEDPRERLEDRLADLRSELEAERGPYAEDVVEEIEGAKSTVESAEWTDDGREELAETVEAFVADVEETLGTDVSATISTDTDDLAGTLDAAVSAVEAAGLDPDDDAETIAELLEATDNLEAGVEDAEEWDDLETREQLQAQGFYEHVDNTKDYPPEWHAVKTWEQRGRVDMVVLALENFQSNFMEEHCMESLERMGHPDSLDKMKEKAQRRDEAAIRTIGNIGDEEGLDAVLDYVDSDPGLAKPALKSVGKIGSDEATQDVADRLDADDSSVRSLAARSLGLIGDTRAIDPLADTLENDETDEVRASAAWALNQIGTERALEAVRSYADDNVYLVQAEAEKAVENQAEPTA, from the coding sequence ATGAGCGACGAGGAGGAAGCGGGCGACGAGACCGACGCCGAGGAACCGGCCGAGGAAGCCGAGACCGAGGAACTCGAAACAGTCCTCTCCGAGGAGGAACTCGACGAGGAACTCGATTCTGCGGAGGCCGACCTCGAAGCGGCCGAGACCGAGGCCGACTTGGACGAGGTTGAGGCCCAGCTAGACGACATCGAGGACCACATCGAGAACGCCGACCTCCCCGAACCCGATGAGGACGACGAGGACGCAGAGGACCCGCGAGAGCGACTCGAAGACCGCCTCGCGGATCTCCGGAGCGAACTCGAAGCCGAGCGCGGCCCCTACGCCGAGGATGTCGTGGAGGAAATCGAGGGTGCCAAGTCCACCGTCGAGAGCGCCGAGTGGACCGACGACGGCCGCGAGGAACTCGCCGAGACCGTCGAGGCCTTCGTCGCGGACGTCGAGGAGACCCTCGGGACCGACGTGTCGGCAACGATTTCGACCGACACCGACGACCTCGCAGGGACCCTCGATGCGGCCGTTTCGGCAGTCGAGGCCGCGGGTCTGGACCCCGACGACGACGCCGAGACCATCGCGGAACTGCTGGAGGCGACCGACAACTTGGAGGCGGGCGTCGAGGACGCCGAGGAGTGGGACGACCTCGAAACCCGCGAGCAGTTGCAGGCCCAAGGCTTCTACGAACACGTCGATAACACCAAAGACTACCCGCCGGAGTGGCACGCCGTCAAGACGTGGGAACAGCGCGGCCGGGTTGACATGGTGGTCCTCGCGCTGGAGAACTTCCAGTCGAACTTCATGGAGGAACACTGCATGGAGTCGCTCGAACGCATGGGCCACCCCGACTCGCTCGACAAGATGAAGGAGAAGGCCCAGCGCCGCGACGAGGCCGCCATTCGAACCATCGGCAACATCGGCGACGAGGAGGGTCTGGACGCGGTGCTGGACTACGTGGATTCCGACCCCGGTCTCGCCAAGCCCGCGCTGAAGTCGGTCGGCAAAATCGGTAGCGACGAGGCCACCCAAGACGTGGCCGACCGACTCGACGCCGACGACTCGTCGGTCCGGAGTCTGGCCGCCCGGTCGCTCGGTCTCATCGGCGACACGCGGGCCATCGACCCGCTGGCCGACACGCTCGAAAACGACGAGACCGACGAGGTGCGGGCCAGCGCGGCGTGGGCGCTCAACCAAATCGGCACCGAGCGCGCGCTGGAAGCGGTTCGGTCCTACGCCGACGACAACGTCTACCTCGTGCAGGCCGAGGCCGAGAAGGCCGTCGAGAATCAGGCGGAACCGACCGCGTAG
- a CDS encoding protein sorting system archaetidylserine synthase (This PssA-like phosphatidyltransferase, along with a PssD-like decarboxylase, is required in Haloarchaea for the archaeosortase ArtA to replace the PGF-CTERM sorting signal with a C-terminal lipid anchor.), which yields MQPRFVGRLGVADAVTVTNAALGFLAVVVATIEPELSARLILLAAVADGLDGVIAKKLGSTPAGEYLDSLADVASFGVAPAVLVFVVARGHWGLTDPSARTIAAFCVPAIFVAMAVVRLGLYTAYDVGNGHTEGVPSTLSATILAATVVAGVGNAAVLLVTTGAFAYLMVTRVTYPDLYPRDALAMGGVQALAILAPTAFGRAFPKLLLGAALAYLLLGPRFYWRDADCDLDAHEVEAPRT from the coding sequence ATGCAACCCCGGTTCGTCGGTCGGTTGGGTGTCGCCGACGCGGTGACGGTCACGAACGCCGCGCTCGGCTTTCTCGCCGTCGTCGTCGCCACCATCGAACCGGAGCTATCGGCGCGGTTGATTCTGCTGGCGGCAGTCGCCGACGGCCTCGACGGGGTTATCGCCAAGAAACTCGGTAGCACCCCGGCGGGCGAGTATCTGGACTCGCTGGCCGACGTGGCCTCGTTCGGGGTCGCTCCCGCAGTGTTGGTGTTCGTCGTCGCTCGCGGGCACTGGGGGCTGACCGACCCCTCCGCGAGGACCATCGCGGCGTTCTGCGTGCCCGCGATTTTCGTGGCGATGGCGGTCGTTCGCTTGGGCCTCTACACCGCCTACGACGTGGGAAACGGCCACACCGAGGGCGTGCCGAGTACGCTCTCAGCGACGATACTCGCGGCGACGGTGGTCGCGGGCGTCGGTAACGCCGCAGTCCTGCTGGTGACTACCGGCGCGTTCGCCTATCTGATGGTGACGCGCGTGACGTACCCCGACCTCTATCCGCGGGACGCGCTGGCGATGGGCGGCGTGCAGGCGCTGGCCATCCTCGCACCGACCGCGTTCGGGCGTGCTTTCCCCAAACTCCTGCTTGGGGCCGCGCTGGCCTATCTCCTGCTCGGCCCGCGATTCTACTGGCGGGACGCCGACTGTGACCTCGACGCCCACGAGGTCGAGGCCCCGCGGACGTGA
- a CDS encoding plastocyanin/azurin family copper-binding protein translates to MDRRTFLAGSATVTAVGLSGCSALQTGSANVEQGEYDIGMGSAFFRPAEFEISAGETVVWANTGNRRHTVTAYEDQIPDDAEYFASGGFESEEAARDGWMGNFEGRIESGETYEVTFDIPGEYHYFCIPHEPSGMVGKIVVTE, encoded by the coding sequence ATGGACCGCCGAACTTTCCTCGCCGGGAGCGCGACCGTCACAGCAGTCGGTCTCTCGGGGTGCAGTGCCCTCCAGACAGGGAGCGCGAACGTCGAGCAGGGCGAGTACGACATCGGCATGGGGTCGGCGTTCTTCCGACCGGCCGAGTTCGAGATTTCCGCGGGCGAAACGGTCGTCTGGGCCAACACGGGCAACCGCAGACACACCGTCACGGCCTACGAGGACCAGATTCCCGACGACGCCGAGTACTTCGCCTCCGGCGGGTTCGAATCGGAGGAGGCCGCCCGCGATGGCTGGATGGGCAACTTCGAGGGGCGGATCGAGTCGGGCGAGACCTACGAGGTGACATTCGATATTCCGGGCGAATATCACTACTTCTGCATCCCGCACGAGCCATCGGGGATGGTCGGGAAAATCGTCGTGACGGAATGA
- a CDS encoding 30S ribosomal protein S3ae produces MSERSVSKQKQEKRWYTIHAPQQFDRQELGGTPADEPEKVLGRNVETTLGELKGDASENNTKLTFKINDVGSDSAYTEFIKHELTRDYLRSLVRRGASKIEAYITVLTTDDYRVQIQPVAFTTKSADASQEQAIRRTMIDIVEEAAEDRTFEDLIDSVVEGRLSSAIYGEAKTIYPLRRVEIQKATMEARPEEVAAEEETSVDVDDEEVEV; encoded by the coding sequence ATGAGTGAACGCTCAGTATCCAAGCAGAAACAGGAAAAGCGGTGGTACACCATCCACGCTCCCCAGCAGTTCGACCGACAGGAGCTTGGCGGCACCCCCGCAGACGAACCGGAAAAAGTGCTCGGCAGAAACGTCGAGACCACGCTCGGCGAGCTGAAAGGCGACGCCAGCGAGAACAACACCAAGCTCACGTTCAAAATCAACGACGTGGGTAGCGACTCGGCCTACACCGAGTTCATCAAGCACGAACTCACCCGCGACTACCTGCGGAGTCTCGTGCGACGCGGGGCCTCCAAAATCGAGGCCTACATCACGGTCCTGACGACCGACGACTACCGCGTCCAGATTCAGCCCGTCGCGTTCACGACCAAGAGCGCCGACGCCAGCCAAGAGCAGGCCATCCGCCGGACGATGATCGACATCGTGGAGGAGGCCGCCGAGGACCGCACCTTCGAGGACCTCATCGACAGCGTGGTCGAGGGTCGCCTCTCGTCGGCCATCTACGGCGAGGCCAAGACCATCTACCCGCTCCGCAGAGTCGAGATTCAGAAGGCGACGATGGAAGCCCGTCCCGAAGAGGTCGCCGCCGAGGAGGAGACCTCCGTGGACGTGGACGACGAAGAAGTCGAAGTCTGA
- a CDS encoding KEOPS complex subunit Pcc1, with protein sequence MSRSATIRTETDDAETLASSVRPDNTPQIDTRVEDGAVVTAIERETTGGLRTTVDDYVVNLTVAQEVVQTAKRHADANADTDTH encoded by the coding sequence ATGAGTCGGTCGGCGACGATTCGGACCGAGACCGACGACGCCGAGACGCTTGCGTCCTCGGTCCGGCCGGACAACACGCCCCAAATCGACACGCGAGTCGAGGACGGCGCAGTTGTCACCGCTATCGAGCGCGAGACGACCGGCGGCCTCCGGACCACGGTGGACGACTACGTTGTGAACCTCACGGTGGCACAGGAAGTCGTACAGACAGCCAAACGACACGCAGATGCGAACGCAGACACCGATACACACTAA